From a region of the Heliangelus exortis chromosome 19, bHelExo1.hap1, whole genome shotgun sequence genome:
- the GSC2 gene encoding homeobox protein goosecoid-2, whose amino-acid sequence MSSEPVMDTDSSSRGLKKPCPFSIEDILSSPPEKSPQVLVPLCLRGILECGPKGVCELEPIPAGSLREEEEEEELEGGGCNCCCCSHTGARSLQDSSSWLDTRFPWPMRLLHSAVRVCKSPQGNPNELQNFHQIQRRTRRHRTIFTEEQLQALETLFLQNQYPDVITREHLANRIHLKEERVEVWFKNRRAKWRHQKRASASALILQGTKKPPGSSS is encoded by the exons ATGTCATCGGAGCCGGTGATGGACAcggacagcagcagcagaggcctCAAGAAGCCGTGTCCATTCAGCATTGAGGACATCCTCTCCAGCCCACCAGAGAAGAGCCCCCAGGTCCTGGTCCCACTGTGCCTGCGGGGCATCCTGGAGTGTGGTCCCAAGGGGGTGTGTGAGCTGGAGCCCATCCCGGCGGGTTCCctgcgggaggaggaggaggaggaggagctggaagggggaGGTtgcaactgctgctgctgttcccacaCCGGTGCCCGCTCCCTGCAGGACTCCTCGAGTTGGCTGG ACACCCGCTTCCCCTGGCCCATGAGGCTGCTCCACTCGGCAGTCAGGGTCTGTAAGAGTCCCCAAGGGAACCCGAACGAGCTGCAGAATTTCCACCAGATCCAGCGCCGGACCCGCCGGCACAGAACCATCTTCactgaggagcagctgcaggccCTGGAGACACTTTTCCTCCAGAACCAGTACCCGGACGTCATCACCCGCGAGCACCTGGCCAACCGGATTCACCTGAAGGAGGAGAGGGTGGAG GTTTGGTTTAAAAACCGCCGGGCCAAGTGGCGGCATCAGAAGAGGGCATCTGCTTCAGCTCTGATCCTCCAAGGCACCAAGAAGCCCCCCGGGAGCAGCTCTTag